ATCCAGACCATGCGCAAAATATGGCCGACCTTTCAAATCATATCTGTGCTCTTCTTCCTTGAAGTACTTCTTAATTCTCTTTCCTGTATTATGTCAGCTGTCTGCTTTGCCCGTTTATACCACCTCATAATACCTTTCAGGTGTTGGGGTTCTCAAAGTTCACAATCAAGGACCCCCTGCCTCTGACCCAGCAGCCCCCCCAGGTTTCCACACTTTCACACAGCCGCATCCTGCGTTACGGCCTTGCGGCACCACTTTGGCTCGGCATCGGGTTTCTCCAGGTGACGTATTTCTCGCTTTACGTTACTTCCTGTAAAAAGTGCCATGCAACATGTGATCCTGCATCCACACAGGTCATTGTGTCGGTCTTCTATGAGATTTGCGTGGACGACAAAATCCGCCAGTTTGTGGATCTCTGCTCCATCAGTAATGTGAGTTACGAAACAGCAAATCTCGGCATCCAACtacccacccccaccaccacttcCACCCCACAatgtaaaaatgtcttttgttttGGGCAGATTTCAGTGCTGCTCTTACCTCACCGCTGTTTTGGCTACTACATCCACGGACGCTCAGTGCACGGCCACGCTGACATCAACATGGAGGAGATGAATAACAACCTGAGGAGAGAAGCGGTATGTGTTGACATCATGGCCGTTGACATTGACGCAATTCTTTGCACATCTACGACGGGTGTGGGCCGTTTACAGCGTGCGACAGTTTATTGGCCGGCTgccacacattctaaaaataatatgaTTGACACCAAAATAATAGTCCTACATGGATCACGGTTGTAGAACCTTGTTCGCTATTTTTTGTACAGATCATTCATTGTGGCGTTGTACAGTGTATTTACAAATGCTGAAAATTGTCCTATTTTGGAATGGTAAAGAATTCCAGGATCCACACGGGGATCCGGCTCACCCCCAAAATGTCCATTCAGATGTCAATGtcaatccattcagaacttttcaagtttggggttttgttttgttatttttatagttaattatttttctttcgatttttgtcttgtttggtttttatttatgtagtttatattttattattttgatttttgtattcattcttTTTGTCTTATAATCTACTCCTgtcttattaaaatatttatgtatacatatatttagtttttttgtgttttgttttattttatgtatttttggttttattttatttttacctttttaaagttaaattatttattttatgcgttttttttttcttattattttatatattcttaAATGTGGGGAGCCAATACGTAAGCAGGTTCTCTACTCACCAGGGTGTcattttctgtatttctgcatcaAGGAGTCAAGGTGTGGCCGACGAGGTCTTCTTCCCAACACGGACATCCAGACCTTCCAGGTGGCCCTTTCCACCCAGCTGCGTTCCCATTATGACAGGATCCAGGAGTCCTTCACTACGGTGTCTACTTGTCTCACCACATAACCGTACATATAACAATATCGACTGGAGAAGCAATGGAGGAGCGCAGACCATTTTTTTGTGgcgttatatgcacaaatgccaaaaatgttccTATCTCTCAATGTTAAAGTCTCCTTGaaaaaattcctggatccagacggtgatccaGATCACCTCCAAAActtaatcagttcttccatatccaattttcgacaattcctgaaaatttcattcaaatccattcagaacaagtattttaaacacaaacaaacaaatagacaaaaatataacaatatgaacaactaaacataaaataaaatatcgcTCTCATGACACTAGTATCCATCCGATACGGATACAGCACTACCATTGGTATCGATACTATCGATATTTGGATGGATCCACCAAGTCCAGTTTAACATAACTGATGTTAGCTTAGTACTGGGATGtccaaaaggcaaaaaaacatttttgttatattgTAAAGACAACACTTTCAACACCGTTggctatatttatatatctatctatatatctatttatatattatatttatgtaagcTGTGGGCCAcagagccacactttggacaccactggcaggttttaaaaatgtattttctttttttttttctcgttgtttacattgtttgcaTTTGAAATGCTTGACTGCGTTCTTCCAGAGATACAGACCATCACGACTGATGGACCCGGTCTTAGCCAACCAGCCCGAGCAAAACATCCGGGCGTACCACACCATGAACCACTTCCTGGCGTCCGTCATCGATCATGTTAGTCTGACGCCGATATCGTTGTTGGTGGTGCATTTCCAGGCTTATTTGGCCCTTCATGCAGGCTCACCCTGACATGGACTACTACGTGAGGGACAAGCTAACATTGGAGAGGATCATGGGCATGGAGTTCCTGGAACCGAATGACAAGAGCATCTTTTACAACGGTATCTTATCTGTGCCGTCTTCTGCTTTTCTCTTCCTTGATGCATTCTCCTAAAGCTCCTTCGTCATCCCAGACGAGGCCTACACGTTCAGCAACGTGCTCTTCTACGGACATGAGGGCACCCTGCTGATTTTCGACACCTTATTCTTCTGCATCATCGATCTGGCTTGTCAGGATTTCGTACTAGCGGCCGTGCTGACGTACCTGGAGCAAGTGGTTAGTATTTCTGTACGTGTACGGCATCAACTTTTCCTGAGATAAactttgaaatgaatgaacttcccaAACAGATTTTTAAAAGGATCCGCCTTTGGCTCGGGAAGAAGAACCTGGCCTTCAAAAGTCAGGTGGATGAGAGATTTCTTTTGTAATGACCAAGGTAAATCATTTGGAATAATAATGAAAAGGTTCATTTTTGATTGCCGTGTCCCCTTTTAGACAGTACTTTTTTCATTTCAGCTTCTTTATTGTAAGGTTCAGTGTCAAATATGTCAAACACATTATTGATTAAACTTTTTCAACTTTCACTGTATTACATTGtctataatgtttttttctggaattaCATTCATTGTCATTGCAAGTTCCACTATAGTTATAGGAGCGTGATTAAATgcatacaataatattattgttataaataataataaatattgtattgaCCTAGTAAACTGCATATACTTTTGGATTGCAATCTAACACTTATTTCACTGATATTAAGatcattttcattcatcattttattacattacttCTTtgcattattgtattttttatttgttttataatttttttcatttgtattatttcatttaattattgggatttaattttgtatttcagttaatttttatttattcttttaatttttattaattaaattattggatttattttattctttgtcAATAGACCTACTTACTGTATCTGCAACTGCCACAGTGCGTCCTCCGGAACACAAGGTGGCGCTAGTGCATTATTACAATAATGAATGCTGCGCccacaaaacaggaagaaaacGCCACACCATGGCGACAGGGACGCTACCGCTTTTTCTTAGCAGATACAGATTGCCGTTCatagtgtttgtttttatacaaGTTAAGCCGATTCACGGTCAACTGTATATCATCCCTTTTCAAGCACCTTCTAATTGCAGTGTGGACGAGTTCTTTGACATTTCCAGTCTGTCATGTGCTAGCTGCGGTCCGAATCAACAACAGAACGATGAAGGTTTGGAAATAATC
This window of the Doryrhamphus excisus isolate RoL2022-K1 chromosome 10, RoL_Dexc_1.0, whole genome shotgun sequence genome carries:
- the LOC131137017 gene encoding meckelin-like isoform X1, with translation MDEQNSLTQPAAVTYKVHVVNTAQCVLASLAVVLSVLKTVSWRRRIASSVIDLRVVLMFFLFYAGDLANVFLMVSVGTAFYWLMLCKAQTRVTLSFPQPHEEEHLVTYIICAFALKAVQFLHKLALQLSVDVFFVDWERPRTTASKAVPAKGQQKRDPCPVSIWRTYFVANEWNEIQTMRKIWPTFQIISVLFFLEVLGFSKFTIKDPLPLTQQPPQVSTLSHSRILRYGLAAPLWLGIGFLQVIVSVFYEICVDDKIRQFVDLCSISNISVLLLPHRCFGYYIHGRSVHGHADINMEEMNNNLRREAESRCGRRGLLPNTDIQTFQVALSTQLRSHYDRIQESFTTRYRPSRLMDPVLANQPEQNIRAYHTMNHFLASVIDHAHPDMDYYVRDKLTLERIMGMEFLEPNDKSIFYNDEAYTFSNVLFYGHEGTLLIFDTLFFCIIDLACQDFVLAAVLTYLEQVIFKRIRLWLGKKNLAFKSQVDERFLL
- the LOC131137017 gene encoding meckelin-like isoform X2, translating into MMVDPAAVTYKVHVVNTAQCVLASLAVVLSVLKTVSWRRRIASSVIDLRVVLMFFLFYAGDLANVFLMVSVGTAFYWLMLCKAQTRVTLSFPQPHEEEHLVTYIICAFALKAVQFLHKLALQLSVDVFFVDWERPRTTASKAVPAKGQQKRDPCPVSIWRTYFVANEWNEIQTMRKIWPTFQIISVLFFLEVLGFSKFTIKDPLPLTQQPPQVSTLSHSRILRYGLAAPLWLGIGFLQVIVSVFYEICVDDKIRQFVDLCSISNISVLLLPHRCFGYYIHGRSVHGHADINMEEMNNNLRREAESRCGRRGLLPNTDIQTFQVALSTQLRSHYDRIQESFTTRYRPSRLMDPVLANQPEQNIRAYHTMNHFLASVIDHAHPDMDYYVRDKLTLERIMGMEFLEPNDKSIFYNDEAYTFSNVLFYGHEGTLLIFDTLFFCIIDLACQDFVLAAVLTYLEQVIFKRIRLWLGKKNLAFKSQVDERFLL
- the LOC131137017 gene encoding meckelin-like isoform X3 — its product is MDEQNSLTQPAAVTYKVHVVNTAQCVLASLAVVLSVLKTVSWRRRIASSVIDLRVVLMFFLFYAGDLANVFLMVSVGTAFYWLMLCKAQTRVTLSFPQPHEEEHLVTYIICAFALKAVQFLHKLALQLSVDVFFVDWERPRTTASKAVPAKGQQKRDPCPVSIWRTYFVANEWNEIQTMRKIWPTFQIISVLFFLEVLGFSKFTIKDPLPLTQQPPQVSTLSHSRILRYGLAAPLWLGIGFLQVIVSVFYEICVDDKIRQFVDLCSISNISVLLLPHRCFGYYIHGRSVHGHADINMEEMNNNLRREAESRCGRRGLLPNTDIQTFQRYRPSRLMDPVLANQPEQNIRAYHTMNHFLASVIDHAHPDMDYYVRDKLTLERIMGMEFLEPNDKSIFYNDEAYTFSNVLFYGHEGTLLIFDTLFFCIIDLACQDFVLAAVLTYLEQVIFKRIRLWLGKKNLAFKSQVDERFLL